One Sphingobacteriales bacterium DNA segment encodes these proteins:
- a CDS encoding elongation factor G — MSTFDSNKIKNVVLLGHAGSGKTTLAESMLFEAGAITRRGSIEGQNTVSDYHTLEQERRNSIFSSIMNMQWKDNKINLIDTPGFDDFVGEVIAALRVADTGVMVLNAQNGVEVGTEIIWDYTEQFKTPMLFVVNQLDSDKANFDETLNQARDRFGSKVTIVQYPLNSGPAFNSIVDVLKMVVYKFPANGGKPEKLPIPDAEKEKANELHNNLVETIAANDEGLMEIFFDKGNLDEEEMVKGLKLSMIHHDIFPVFCCSGKQNMGTGRVMGFIHDIAPAAVDMPPIQRVSGQTLSCDPKGFKTLFVFKTSNEANLGLMTYFKVCSGTLKAGDELTNSKTENSERLSQLYVVNGKNRNQVNELVAGDIGATVKLKNTATNTTLFEKTHPFHISPIEFPEPRMQAAIHAENSADIEKIAQALHAIHVEDPTLLIENSQELKQMIISGQGELHLNMVKWKVENTTKAKFEYIQPRIPYRETIRKSAQTQYRHKKQSGGAGQFAEVHMMVEHYYDGMPEPANMNVRSTEEIQLDWGGKLVFKNCVVGGAIDTRFMSSIMKGIMERMVEGPLTGSYVRDVRVCVYDGKMHPVDSNDNAFRIAARSAFRDAFKQADPQILEPIYDVEIMVTSHAMGDVIGDLQTRRALIMGMDTAGHYQVIKAQAPLMELYKYSSSLRSLSQGAAKHTQRFAEYRPVPADVQAKLIAAHKAEEEEH, encoded by the coding sequence ATGAGTACTTTTGATAGTAACAAAATAAAGAACGTGGTTTTGCTTGGCCATGCTGGTTCGGGCAAAACCACATTAGCGGAATCCATGCTTTTTGAGGCGGGCGCAATTACAAGGCGCGGTAGCATTGAAGGGCAAAATACCGTTTCTGACTACCACACCTTAGAGCAAGAACGAAGAAATTCTATTTTTAGCTCTATTATGAATATGCAGTGGAAGGATAATAAAATTAATTTAATTGACACGCCCGGATTTGATGATTTTGTTGGCGAGGTTATTGCCGCCTTACGTGTTGCCGATACCGGCGTTATGGTGCTTAACGCCCAAAACGGCGTTGAGGTTGGCACCGAAATTATTTGGGATTATACCGAACAGTTTAAAACCCCAATGCTGTTTGTGGTAAACCAACTCGACAGCGACAAAGCCAATTTTGACGAAACGCTAAACCAGGCCCGCGACCGTTTTGGTAGTAAAGTAACCATAGTACAGTATCCGTTAAATTCAGGTCCAGCCTTTAATTCAATAGTAGATGTGCTTAAAATGGTTGTGTATAAGTTCCCAGCCAATGGCGGCAAACCCGAAAAACTGCCAATCCCCGATGCCGAAAAAGAAAAAGCCAACGAACTACACAACAACCTTGTTGAAACCATTGCCGCAAACGACGAAGGCTTAATGGAAATATTTTTTGACAAAGGCAATTTAGACGAAGAAGAAATGGTGAAAGGACTGAAATTGTCTATGATTCACCACGATATATTTCCGGTTTTTTGCTGTTCCGGAAAACAAAACATGGGCACAGGCCGAGTAATGGGCTTTATTCACGATATTGCGCCGGCAGCAGTAGATATGCCACCAATTCAGCGCGTTAGTGGTCAAACACTGTCTTGCGACCCCAAAGGATTTAAAACTTTATTTGTGTTTAAAACTTCAAACGAGGCTAATTTGGGCTTAATGACCTATTTTAAAGTTTGCTCGGGCACATTAAAAGCAGGGGACGAATTGACTAATTCTAAAACTGAAAATAGCGAGCGTCTTTCACAATTATACGTAGTAAACGGCAAAAACCGCAATCAAGTAAACGAGTTAGTAGCCGGCGATATTGGTGCTACCGTTAAACTTAAAAATACTGCCACCAACACAACCCTGTTCGAAAAAACACATCCATTCCATATTTCTCCTATCGAATTTCCCGAACCGCGAATGCAGGCCGCTATCCACGCCGAAAACTCTGCCGATATTGAAAAAATAGCCCAAGCCCTGCACGCCATCCATGTTGAAGACCCTACTTTGCTCATCGAAAACTCGCAAGAGCTTAAACAAATGATTATAAGTGGGCAAGGCGAACTTCACTTAAATATGGTTAAGTGGAAAGTTGAAAATACTACCAAAGCCAAATTCGAATACATTCAGCCCCGGATACCTTACCGCGAAACTATCCGCAAATCGGCGCAAACCCAATACCGCCACAAAAAACAATCGGGAGGAGCAGGGCAATTTGCCGAAGTTCACATGATGGTCGAGCATTATTACGATGGTATGCCCGAACCCGCCAATATGAACGTGCGCAGCACCGAAGAAATACAATTGGATTGGGGCGGAAAACTTGTATTTAAAAACTGTGTTGTAGGCGGCGCCATTGATACCCGGTTTATGAGTTCCATAATGAAAGGTATAATGGAGCGAATGGTCGAGGGGCCACTTACCGGATCGTATGTACGCGATGTGCGCGTGTGCGTTTACGATGGAAAAATGCACCCCGTTGACTCAAACGATAACGCCTTCCGGATCGCCGCCCGGTCTGCATTCCGCGATGCATTCAAACAAGCCGACCCACAAATTTTAGAACCTATTTACGATGTCGAAATTATGGTAACGAGCCATGCCATGGGCGATGTTATTGGCGACCTTCAAACTCGCCGTGCCTTAATAATGGGTATGGATACGGCAGGTCATTACCAAGTTATTAAAGCCCAGGCACCGTTAATGGAATTGTATAAATACTCGTCATCGTTGCGGTCGTTATCGCAAGGTGCGGCTAAACATACACAACGCTTTGCCGAGTATCGCCCTGTACCCGCCGATGTTCAGGCAAAACTAATTGCCGCCCACAAAGCCGAAGAGGAAGAGCATTAG
- a CDS encoding sigma-70 family RNA polymerase sigma factor, with translation MNEDQLIAGCKANNRNAQHELYQIYAKRMFGVCRRYVDNEADVEEVLMAGFLKVFTKIDTFQFSGSFEGWIRRIMVNESLMFLRKQKKTAHLYIELDNNTHEIATAAEAQSILQANDIIKLLDYLPPGYRTVFNLYAIEGYSLPDIAEELQISVNTVKSQLFKARQVLQRLIEQRQSKIA, from the coding sequence GTGAACGAAGACCAACTTATAGCAGGCTGCAAAGCAAACAACCGCAACGCTCAGCACGAGTTGTACCAAATTTATGCTAAGCGAATGTTTGGGGTATGCCGCCGCTATGTTGATAACGAGGCAGACGTAGAAGAAGTGTTGATGGCCGGCTTTTTAAAGGTTTTTACCAAAATTGACACGTTTCAGTTTTCAGGAAGTTTTGAAGGTTGGATTAGGCGAATAATGGTGAACGAATCGCTTATGTTTTTGCGGAAACAAAAAAAAACAGCTCATTTATATATTGAATTAGACAATAACACACACGAAATTGCCACCGCAGCCGAAGCACAAAGTATTTTGCAAGCCAATGATATTATTAAACTTTTAGACTACCTGCCGCCCGGATATCGAACAGTATTTAATTTATATGCAATAGAAGGATATAGTTTGCCCGATATTGCCGAAGAACTTCAAATTAGTGTTAATACCGTAAAATCGCAGTTGTTTAAAGCACGGCAAGTATTGCAACGCTTAATTGAACAACGACAATCAAAAATTGCCTAA
- a CDS encoding VWA domain-containing protein, protein MKNTFLLLLAIAFSGLGCTAQISPANSKNNSNQINQQQQQTQTQTQNQNQYPYPGKQNAVYPGFSNNETDVVNAEDTVKIAAVKTPNEPNEADNIEVAILLDTSNSMDGLIDQAKSQLWKMVNELTLAKNERGVTPHIKIALYDYGNDRLSSKYGYIKQIAPLTADLDLISEKLFGLNTNGGEEYCGWVMRTSTDELEWSTDQRDLKMMFICGNEPFDQGPVNPKEQCKKTTQKGIIINTIFCGSYEEGVRTGWKDGADCGNGKYFNIEQNNQILHVDAPQDDEILRLNQELNSTYIAIGRDGISKKERQAMQDNNAGSYGKANATQRAISKSKAAYKNDDWDAVDAYESAPASIEKLAEDDLPSELKGKSKDEIKQYIETQSVKRKEIQVKINDLDTERRKYVAEKQAEMAKTGKNTLDEVMLKTIRDQGTKAGLNFE, encoded by the coding sequence ATGAAAAACACTTTTTTATTGCTTTTAGCAATTGCATTTTCGGGCTTAGGCTGTACAGCTCAAATTTCACCTGCAAACAGTAAAAACAATAGCAATCAAATTAATCAGCAACAACAACAAACGCAAACGCAAACGCAAAATCAAAATCAATATCCATACCCAGGCAAACAAAATGCAGTTTATCCTGGCTTTTCCAACAACGAAACAGACGTTGTTAATGCCGAAGATACTGTAAAAATTGCCGCCGTTAAAACACCCAATGAGCCCAATGAAGCCGACAATATAGAGGTTGCCATTTTATTAGATACCAGCAATAGCATGGACGGCTTAATTGACCAAGCAAAATCGCAGTTGTGGAAAATGGTAAACGAGCTGACCCTTGCCAAAAATGAACGCGGCGTAACGCCACACATAAAAATTGCTTTGTACGATTACGGAAATGACCGCCTGTCGTCTAAATATGGATATATCAAACAAATTGCGCCGCTAACTGCCGATTTAGATTTAATTTCTGAAAAATTGTTTGGCCTTAATACAAACGGCGGCGAAGAGTACTGCGGTTGGGTAATGCGCACCTCGACAGACGAGTTAGAGTGGAGTACTGACCAACGCGACCTTAAAATGATGTTTATTTGTGGTAACGAACCATTTGACCAAGGGCCCGTCAACCCTAAAGAACAATGTAAAAAAACAACTCAAAAGGGCATTATTATTAATACCATCTTTTGTGGTAGTTACGAAGAAGGCGTGCGTACAGGCTGGAAAGATGGCGCCGACTGCGGTAACGGAAAGTATTTTAATATTGAACAAAACAACCAAATTTTACACGTAGATGCCCCCCAAGACGATGAAATTTTGCGCCTAAATCAAGAGCTTAACTCCACCTATATTGCCATTGGCCGCGATGGCATAAGCAAAAAAGAACGCCAAGCTATGCAAGACAATAATGCCGGATCTTATGGCAAAGCCAATGCCACCCAACGCGCCATCAGCAAATCGAAAGCTGCCTATAAAAATGACGACTGGGATGCCGTTGATGCCTACGAATCAGCCCCGGCAAGCATTGAAAAATTAGCTGAAGATGACCTGCCAAGCGAGTTAAAAGGCAAATCAAAAGATGAAATTAAACAATATATTGAAACCCAAAGTGTTAAGCGCAAAGAAATACAAGTAAAAATTAATGACTTAGATACCGAACGCCGTAAATATGTTGCCGAAAAACAAGCTGAAATGGCCAAAACCGGAAAAAACACCTTAGACGAGGTGATGTTAAAAACCATAAGAGATCAAGGCACAAAAGCCGGATTAAACTTTGAATAA